The following are encoded together in the Fibrobacter sp. UWR4 genome:
- a CDS encoding GGDEF domain-containing protein yields METKDFLKKLPLRGSFENILFWGVLFFCFLAAIASTIFTAIEDLGALAVIYTAFITLYFVFLGVFAHFTGKTEAGYTAMSFGINTLILPPMFFICGAFDSGMPFYCITSVLITSLITKFRTRCIMMVYSMVLYMVIFFVDYFHPEISPDLEPLDTIVDQAGSFIFMAFLIFTTVSYLLKAYNRERKAKDELISKLDFLSSHDPLTGLFNRRCFVDRIRNSVLKNPAGYYLLMFDVDFFKRVNDNFGHIFGDQVLESIGKLAQATCSTEGEMAVRYGGEEFILLIRDESYDKAMVKAEQFRYKVSCLKFDDQPNVHIHISGGFVDCANPEFNNHDKLLTAVDERLYMAKTNGRDQIVGKK; encoded by the coding sequence ATGGAAACTAAAGATTTTTTGAAAAAACTACCCCTACGAGGATCTTTTGAAAACATCCTTTTCTGGGGTGTGCTGTTCTTTTGCTTCTTGGCGGCAATCGCTTCCACCATCTTTACAGCGATCGAAGATCTCGGTGCGCTAGCTGTCATCTACACAGCCTTTATTACCCTATACTTTGTATTTCTTGGCGTCTTCGCCCACTTTACAGGTAAGACCGAAGCGGGCTATACAGCCATGAGTTTCGGCATCAACACCCTCATCTTGCCACCGATGTTCTTTATATGCGGCGCATTTGATTCTGGCATGCCTTTTTATTGTATCACCAGCGTTCTGATTACCTCGCTGATTACCAAATTCAGAACCCGTTGCATCATGATGGTCTACTCTATGGTGCTGTACATGGTCATCTTCTTCGTGGACTATTTCCATCCTGAAATATCCCCCGATCTGGAACCTTTAGATACAATTGTCGATCAAGCTGGTTCCTTCATTTTCATGGCCTTTCTAATATTCACTACCGTATCCTACTTACTGAAGGCATACAACCGCGAACGAAAAGCCAAGGACGAACTCATTTCCAAGTTGGATTTCCTTTCATCCCACGACCCGCTTACAGGACTGTTCAACCGACGCTGCTTCGTGGACCGCATCCGCAATTCCGTGCTGAAGAATCCTGCAGGTTATTATTTGTTGATGTTCGATGTGGATTTCTTTAAGCGAGTGAACGACAACTTCGGCCACATCTTTGGGGACCAGGTTCTTGAATCCATCGGCAAGCTGGCCCAGGCAACCTGCAGCACAGAAGGCGAAATGGCGGTCCGTTATGGCGGTGAGGAATTCATCCTGCTCATCCGTGACGAAAGCTACGACAAGGCAATGGTAAAGGCAGAACAATTCCGATACAAGGTATCCTGCCTGAAATTTGACGACCAGCCCAATGTACACATCCATATCAGTGGCGGGTTTGTGGATTGCGCCAATCCCGAGTTCAACAACCACGACAAGCTTTTGACCGCAGTGGACGAACGTCTTTACATGGCAAAGACAAATGGCCGCGATCAGATTGTGGGAAAGAAATAA
- the nudC gene encoding NAD(+) diphosphatase has protein sequence MIHEIAPHVLDNQFKIQDPKSNDYCLVYNGSKTLLKKEGNSYVIPTVAEILSLSGKDIADFEGHYLLSIDDRAFFLQAVPEDFVTPEGYEFMGNRAFRNMSPVERMGGATSAHIAHWESLNKFCGKCGNVTIRGDKERSIICPKCGNIVYPRISPVVIVAVRNGDKLLMAHNIDNPNPRLFLISGFVEIGESLEQAAHREVMEEAGLKIKNLKYFGSQPWAFSDSLIAGWTAELDGDDTIHRQEAELSEAKWVKREDIPEYETDVSISCCLIENFRRGFTL, from the coding sequence ATGATTCACGAAATTGCCCCTCACGTATTAGACAATCAATTCAAGATTCAAGATCCAAAATCAAATGATTACTGCCTGGTTTACAACGGCAGCAAGACACTTCTAAAAAAAGAGGGCAATAGCTACGTTATTCCGACTGTAGCAGAAATTCTTTCTCTCTCCGGCAAGGACATTGCTGATTTCGAAGGCCATTACCTCCTGAGTATCGACGATCGCGCATTTTTCCTGCAAGCCGTTCCCGAGGATTTCGTTACCCCCGAGGGATATGAATTTATGGGCAACCGCGCCTTCCGTAACATGTCTCCCGTGGAACGCATGGGCGGCGCGACATCCGCACACATCGCCCACTGGGAATCGCTGAACAAGTTCTGCGGCAAGTGTGGCAACGTCACCATCCGTGGCGACAAGGAACGTTCCATCATTTGTCCCAAGTGCGGGAACATCGTTTACCCCAGAATTTCCCCGGTGGTGATTGTCGCCGTACGTAATGGCGACAAGCTCCTGATGGCGCACAACATCGACAATCCCAACCCCAGACTTTTCCTGATTTCCGGTTTTGTGGAAATCGGCGAATCTCTTGAACAAGCCGCCCACCGCGAAGTGATGGAAGAAGCCGGCCTGAAAATCAAGAACCTGAAATACTTCGGAAGCCAGCCCTGGGCCTTTAGCGACTCCCTTATTGCCGGCTGGACCGCAGAACTGGATGGGGACGACACCATCCACCGTCAGGAAGCGGAACTGTCCGAAGCCAAGTGGGTAAAGCGGGAAGACATCCCCGAATACGAAACCGATGTAAGTATCAGCTGTTGCCTAATCGAAAACTTCCGCCGGGGTTTTACCCTCTAG
- the sfsA gene encoding DNA/RNA nuclease SfsA, with product MQYPKVVSGKFISRPNRFIAHVEIDGVDTVVHVKNTGRCKELLVPGCKVYLEKPDNPARKTPYDLIAVEKVVPAKSARSMTSKTLLINMDSQAPNKVAGEWIRSHQELFPEITFLKPEYTFGNSRFDFYVEFKGVGKTKAEKAKLHKMFIEVKGCTLEFDGHAKFPDAPTERGVKHLTELADILREKRAAEDGTEYECGILFLIQMKGCHKFSPNVETHAAFGDAMKKARDAGVRIFVYDCKVTPETLVSDAPVALEL from the coding sequence ATGCAGTATCCTAAGGTCGTTTCCGGCAAGTTCATTAGCCGTCCTAACCGCTTTATTGCCCATGTGGAAATTGATGGGGTGGATACGGTTGTTCATGTGAAGAATACGGGACGTTGCAAGGAACTGCTGGTGCCTGGCTGTAAGGTTTATCTGGAAAAACCGGACAATCCCGCCCGCAAGACTCCTTACGACTTGATTGCTGTAGAGAAGGTGGTGCCCGCAAAGTCCGCACGTTCCATGACCTCGAAGACGCTTCTTATCAACATGGATAGCCAGGCGCCCAATAAGGTAGCCGGCGAATGGATCCGTTCCCATCAGGAGTTGTTTCCGGAGATTACGTTTCTGAAACCGGAATACACTTTCGGAAATTCCCGTTTTGATTTTTACGTGGAGTTCAAAGGCGTGGGAAAGACGAAGGCCGAGAAGGCGAAACTTCACAAGATGTTCATCGAGGTAAAAGGCTGCACTCTGGAATTTGACGGTCATGCAAAGTTCCCCGATGCACCGACGGAACGAGGCGTCAAGCACCTGACGGAGCTGGCGGATATCCTACGAGAGAAACGTGCTGCAGAAGATGGCACGGAATACGAATGCGGCATTCTCTTCCTGATTCAGATGAAAGGTTGCCACAAGTTTTCGCCCAATGTGGAAACGCACGCTGCCTTTGGCGACGCCATGAAAAAAGCGAGGGATGCTGGCGTCCGAATTTTTGTTTACGACTGCAAGGTAACACCCGAAACGCTTGTATCTGATGCTCCGGTTGCCTTAGAGCTGTGA
- a CDS encoding HAD-IIA family hydrolase: protein MELLEKEIYKRYIEIISKSSADLLNGSGEVRPQQATFGELLDKYDAFCFDGYGTLYNRGAFVYPGAREMFSALRKAGKQVRLITNAASDVDSVLAADAAKRGFDFSQQETISSGSLLKDLAYRLRNPSDGCTPLKLNEVYYIGRETGKHVLEACGITAVAPDVYPEEPVVAISSAKETDETYARAVEILKRPGAILLVLNSDAWAPKTDGSREPVSGALSERLRRDSICDANDGKGCSTYYLGKPFPAIWEKVKTSLPASLFGGRTPRVIMIGDTLGTDVLGARIAGFDSALLVGRNQPAQELKEDQEYLGIVPDFYIV from the coding sequence ATGGAACTTCTAGAGAAAGAAATCTACAAACGTTATATCGAGATTATTTCCAAATCCAGTGCGGATCTTTTGAACGGCTCTGGAGAGGTGCGTCCCCAGCAGGCTACTTTCGGGGAACTACTGGATAAGTACGACGCGTTCTGCTTTGACGGTTACGGAACCTTGTATAACCGCGGGGCATTTGTGTATCCGGGTGCCCGCGAGATGTTTAGTGCCCTTAGAAAGGCAGGCAAGCAGGTACGCCTGATTACCAACGCCGCTTCCGACGTAGATAGCGTGCTGGCAGCGGATGCCGCCAAGCGAGGGTTTGATTTTTCCCAACAGGAAACCATTTCGTCGGGAAGCCTCCTGAAGGATCTGGCTTACCGGTTGCGCAATCCCTCGGATGGCTGCACTCCCTTGAAGCTAAATGAAGTTTATTACATCGGGCGGGAAACGGGAAAGCATGTGCTTGAAGCCTGCGGGATTACGGCGGTGGCTCCTGATGTCTACCCGGAGGAGCCTGTAGTCGCAATATCTTCTGCGAAGGAAACTGACGAAACCTACGCCCGTGCGGTGGAAATCCTGAAGCGTCCTGGCGCCATTTTGCTGGTGCTGAATTCCGACGCCTGGGCCCCGAAAACAGACGGTTCCCGCGAACCTGTTTCTGGCGCCTTGAGTGAACGTCTTCGCCGTGATTCCATTTGCGATGCCAATGACGGCAAGGGCTGTTCCACTTACTATTTGGGAAAGCCTTTCCCTGCTATCTGGGAAAAAGTCAAGACTAGCCTGCCTGCATCATTGTTTGGTGGCCGTACCCCTCGTGTCATCATGATCGGGGATACCTTGGGTACGGATGTTCTTGGCGCCCGCATCGCAGGTTTTGACAGCGCCCTTCTGGTAGGTCGCAACCAACCCGCACAAGAATTGAAGGAAGACCAGGAATATTTGGGAATAGTTCCTGACTTCTATATCGTGTGA
- a CDS encoding aspartoacylase, which translates to MSMINTIVVAGGTHGNERTGVSLVQKWMANPECYATLCKSAKVDLVLSNPEAMRLNRRYRDHDLNRAFSQTCLDVKAVPQQYEFRRAKELNEIYGPKGPNTKTDLLLDVHNTGSNMGYCLILSARDPFCMRASAVLTQEFKNAWIYYQPEERSASPYFGTVAKADICIEIGPQHHGTLNAAIFEESERLVKRYLELAEEWNRGELQKRAPITVDVYTQWRDLGYPKPQGGGPIQAMIHPEVLGFDYRELREGDNLFRTFDGKDIPFKRESSDPEVLYPIFINEPAYYEKDIAMSLTVKTVEEW; encoded by the coding sequence ATGAGTATGATCAATACCATAGTCGTTGCCGGCGGAACCCACGGTAACGAACGAACTGGTGTAAGCCTGGTCCAAAAGTGGATGGCCAACCCCGAATGCTATGCCACCTTGTGCAAGAGTGCCAAGGTGGATTTGGTGCTTTCCAATCCCGAAGCCATGCGTTTGAATCGTCGCTATCGCGACCACGACCTGAATCGAGCCTTCTCCCAGACCTGTCTGGACGTGAAGGCTGTTCCTCAGCAGTACGAATTCCGCCGTGCCAAGGAACTGAACGAAATTTACGGACCTAAGGGTCCGAACACCAAGACAGATCTTCTACTGGACGTCCATAATACAGGCTCCAACATGGGATACTGCCTGATTCTTTCCGCCCGTGATCCTTTTTGCATGAGGGCTTCCGCCGTGTTGACCCAGGAATTCAAGAATGCCTGGATTTACTACCAGCCGGAAGAACGTTCCGCCTCGCCCTACTTTGGCACGGTCGCCAAGGCGGATATCTGCATTGAAATCGGTCCCCAGCATCACGGAACCTTGAACGCAGCCATTTTCGAAGAGTCGGAACGTTTGGTCAAGCGTTACCTGGAACTGGCCGAGGAATGGAACCGCGGGGAACTGCAGAAGCGTGCCCCCATTACGGTAGATGTTTACACCCAGTGGCGTGACTTGGGCTACCCCAAGCCTCAGGGTGGCGGTCCCATCCAGGCCATGATTCATCCGGAAGTCTTAGGCTTTGACTACCGCGAACTTCGCGAAGGGGACAACCTGTTCCGCACCTTCGACGGTAAGGACATTCCCTTCAAGCGCGAATCTAGCGATCCCGAAGTTTTGTATCCGATTTTCATTAACGAACCCGCCTATTACGAAAAAGACATCGCCATGAGCCTCACCGTAAAGACCGTCGAGGAATGGTAA